The following DNA comes from Simkania negevensis Z.
ACTCGATTTCTGATCCAGGGCTTTACCGTTCAAAACAAGAGTTAGAAGACGCAAAAACTCGTGATCCTATCCATCTCTTTGGAGACACGTTGAAAAAACATAAGATGATCACAGATAAAGAGATTGAAACTCTAGATAAGCAGCAAAAAGAGTTAATCGTAGCTTCCATGAAATTTGCAGAAGAAAGTCCTGCCCCCGATCCGATCACACTTGAAGAAGGAGTATTTGCACCTTGACAGACGAAATGCAAGAAGTCGAAATGCGTGAAGCCTTAAGGCAGGCCATCGATGAAGAAATGGAGCGAGATCCCATGGTTTATCTCATGGGTGAAGAAGTCGCAGAATACAATGGAGCCTACAAAGTTTCAAAAGGCCTTCTCGATAAGTGGGGATCTGAGCGGATCATCGACACCCCAATTGCTGAAAATGGTTTTACAGGACTTAGCATCGGCGCTGCCATGACAGGTTTGAGACCTATCGTTGAATTCATGAGCTTTAACTTTTCCTTTGTCGCAGCCGATCAGCTCATTTCCAATGCGTGCAAAATGTATTATATGTCTGGTGGGCGTTTTTCAGTTCCCATTGTTTTCCGTGGTCCTAATGGTGCAGCCGCTCAAGTTTCATGCCAACACTCTCATTGCGTTGAAGCGATTTATGGAAACCTTCCAGGCTTTATCATTATAGCTCCTTCGAATCCGTATGACGCGAAGGGACTGCTCAAGTCGGCCATTCGCTGTAATAACCCGGTGATTTTTCTAGAAAATGAGCTAGATTACGGAATGAAAATGCAAATTCCAACAAAAGAGTATCTTGTTCCCATCGGAAAAGCCCAGGTTATCCGTGAAGGGAAAGACATCACGGTTGTTTCGCACAGTCGGATGCTTTCTCACTGCCGCGAAGCGGCAAGTGAACTCGCCAAAAAGGGGATTCAAGTTGAACTCATCGATCTTCGAACCATTAAACCACTAGATCTGCCTACTATTGCAGCCTCTGTTAAGAAGACTCATTTTTGTGTCCTCGTTGAAGAAGGACATATTTTTACTGGAATTTCAGCAGAGGTTGGGTTTCAGATTCAAGAGCACTGCTTTGATTTTCTCGATGCACCGATCCATCGGGTGTGCCAGCGAGAAACACCACTTCCTTATGCAAAAAATTTGGAACATGCAACGCAGCCTAATAAGGAGCGTATTCTAGACGCCATCTTGCAGACACTACATCTAAGGAGTTAATTCCCATGCCATCAACGCTAACGATGCCGAAACTATCACCGACTATGGAGGGAGGAACAATCGTCAAGTGGCACAAGAAAGAGGGAGATGCTGTTAAAGCAGACGATCTTCTTTTTGAAGTGGCAACTGACA
Coding sequences within:
- a CDS encoding pyruvate dehydrogenase complex E1 component subunit beta, which encodes MQEVEMREALRQAIDEEMERDPMVYLMGEEVAEYNGAYKVSKGLLDKWGSERIIDTPIAENGFTGLSIGAAMTGLRPIVEFMSFNFSFVAADQLISNACKMYYMSGGRFSVPIVFRGPNGAAAQVSCQHSHCVEAIYGNLPGFIIIAPSNPYDAKGLLKSAIRCNNPVIFLENELDYGMKMQIPTKEYLVPIGKAQVIREGKDITVVSHSRMLSHCREAASELAKKGIQVELIDLRTIKPLDLPTIAASVKKTHFCVLVEEGHIFTGISAEVGFQIQEHCFDFLDAPIHRVCQRETPLPYAKNLEHATQPNKERILDAILQTLHLRS